One Paracidovorax avenae ATCC 19860 genomic region harbors:
- a CDS encoding LysR family transcriptional regulator — MNLRFVEAFHWAVSLKSITRAAEKLHITQSALSSRIASLEAELGVVLLDRRERQFRLTAAGQRFQRLAVQLLALQRRVKEELGSSPTAPAVLRIGAIESVVHSWLTGWLQEMRKSRPGFELELTVDTSAVLADQVRRGAQDLVFTGMPVADNGVRNHSMAPMEMVFVGHKALHTERHYDLARLAQHDLLTFLRGSQPHQTLMKLFQEAAVPVPRVHAVSSISAMLQLVEGEFGIALLPRAVTRHLSGRMPLRVLPSDCVLTPLPIHACFREDPGSDIAETVLGSAQAYAARTMVARRRKPVA, encoded by the coding sequence GAGGCCTTCCACTGGGCTGTTTCGCTCAAGAGCATCACGCGGGCTGCTGAAAAGCTGCACATCACCCAATCCGCCCTGTCGAGCCGCATCGCTTCGCTGGAGGCCGAACTGGGCGTGGTGCTGCTGGACCGGCGCGAGCGCCAGTTCCGGCTCACGGCCGCGGGCCAGCGCTTCCAGCGGCTGGCGGTGCAGTTGCTGGCTCTGCAGCGGCGCGTGAAGGAGGAACTGGGCAGCAGCCCGACGGCGCCGGCCGTACTGCGCATCGGCGCCATCGAATCGGTGGTGCACAGCTGGCTGACCGGCTGGCTGCAGGAGATGCGCAAGAGCCGGCCGGGGTTCGAGCTGGAGCTCACCGTGGACACCTCCGCGGTGCTGGCGGACCAGGTGCGGCGCGGTGCGCAGGATCTCGTCTTCACGGGGATGCCCGTGGCGGACAACGGTGTGCGCAACCACTCCATGGCGCCCATGGAGATGGTGTTCGTGGGCCACAAGGCGCTGCACACCGAGCGCCACTATGACCTCGCGCGGCTCGCACAGCACGACCTGCTGACCTTCCTGCGCGGCTCCCAGCCCCACCAGACGCTCATGAAGCTCTTCCAGGAGGCCGCGGTGCCGGTACCGAGGGTGCATGCCGTCTCGTCCATTTCCGCCATGCTGCAACTCGTGGAAGGCGAATTCGGCATCGCATTGCTGCCGCGCGCGGTCACCCGGCACCTGTCGGGGCGCATGCCGCTGCGCGTCCTGCCCAGCGATTGCGTGCTCACGCCCCTTCCCATCCACGCCTGCTTTCGCGAGGATCCCGGCTCGGACATCGCCGAAACGGTGCTCGGTTCGGCACAGGCCTATGCCGCACGCACCATGGTGGCGCGCCGGAGGAAGCCGGTGGCCTGA